Proteins encoded within one genomic window of Argiope bruennichi chromosome 7, qqArgBrue1.1, whole genome shotgun sequence:
- the LOC129975968 gene encoding probable U3 small nucleolar RNA-associated protein 11 produces the protein MSSWKKAAKSGSRVHRERHQPEDRQHLGLLEKKKDYKLRSRAYHVKQNKLKKLIKKAMNKNPDEFCYHMINSEMRDGQHYEKEKPEEHSEAQIKLMHTQDANYVNYKLSTELKKIEKLKGAVALLDVEDRPKNTHTFFVDSKAKAKKFDVSKELNTHPALLDRAYNRPTLDALKNMKLHEALDEEFITKASKHSIQQYNELSKRIERVQELSVLSRKLEVKKKLTNKNDPPARLLKPATKTNAPIYVWKKERKR, from the exons ATGTCCTCTTGGAAGAAAGCTGCAAAAAGCGGGTCGCGAGTTCATCGTGAAAGGCATCAG cCTGAAGACCGACAGCATCTTGGTTTGTTAGAGAAAAAGAAGGATTATAAACTCAGATCAAG AGCCTACCATGTGAAGCAAAACAAGCTTAAAAAGCTGATTAAAAAAGCCATGAATAAAAATCCAGATGAATTCTGTTATCACATGattaattcagaaatgaga gaTGGTCAACATTATGAGAAAGAAAAGCCAGAGGAACATTCTGAAGCTCAAATCAAATTAATGCACACACAAGATGCTAactatgtaaattataaattaagtactGAATTGAAA aaaatagaaaaacttAAAGGGGCTGTGGCTTTATTAGATGTTGAAGACAGACCAAAAAATACACATACATTTTTTGTAGATTCTAAAGCCAAAG CAAAGAAATTTGATGTTTCAAAAGAGCTAAATACACATCCAGCTCTACTTGACAGAGCATATAATCGACCTACATTAGatgctttgaaaaatatgaaacttcATGAAGCATTAGATGAAGAATTCATAACA AAAGCATCGAAACACAGTATCCAACAATACAATGAACTAAGTAAAAGAATAGAAAGAGTACAAGAATTATCTGTTTTAAGTAGAAAAttggaagtaaaaaagaaattaacg AATAAAAATGATCCTCCTGCAAGGTTACTGAAACCAGCTACAAAAACAAATGCTCCAATTTATGTATGGAAGAAAGAAAGGAAAcgttaa